In Lutra lutra chromosome 13, mLutLut1.2, whole genome shotgun sequence, one genomic interval encodes:
- the LOC125083866 gene encoding stimulated by retinoic acid gene 6 protein-like isoform X4: MEVGLSHFPFFACLSSEFQLLSSVLGFSYSLIWFAVTVLYITECPHGQFLGRFETVLFYWPSLLCLAFLLGRFLHMFVKSLRVHLGWELQTEEKPFLEVHQAEHVKRLLRKPPLQETKKSWFQTRIYEWDPCFQFPSRMIGTTVLAFICLYLFIVIEFCMFVYVRDELDVFEGELESYIASVNQTGTLTPVSLQVKELMSVTKGVWLVTILPASLTCVSYLFHILACYRKHMKRLWAGKKHFLPLKFHNPSSSESVVAIARYSGWQIAYMLWGYLIIHVVQSLCGILIMYSLVLPVIHNQGLEMLQGLGIGTLTIAIVLGLMVLQVWIAATFFLQPKMSAADRQKPLALNNRKAFHNFNYFLFFYNVLLGLGACLSRLLISCVLGTWLIARIDRTIMQNGYEGADMGFSAWIGMLYVDHYHTNPVLVSFCNILITGQRERKLQRAIKYWCLNQSTGPRISARSRTRWLLLQTLVNNPRLVMLRKARQGHSSRDFTQILLTCSES; encoded by the exons TTTTTGGGGAGGTTCGAGACGGTCCTGTTCTACTGGCCCTCGCTGCTGTGCCTGGCCTTCCTGCTGGGCCGCTTCCTGCACATGTTTGTCAAATCTCTGAGGGTACACCTGGGCTGGGAGCTGCAGACG GAAGAAAAGCCTTTCCTGGAAGTTCACCAGGCGGAACATGTCAAACGTCTCCTGAGGAAGCCCCCCCTGCA gGAGACTAAAAAATCCTGGTTCCAAACCAGAATCTATGAGTGGGATCCCTGCTTTCAGTTCCCAAGCAGAATGATTGGAACCACTGTGTTGGCTTTCATATGCCTGTACCTT TTCATTGTCATTGAATTCTGCATGTTCGTGTATGTGAGAGACGAGCTGGATGTGTTtgagggggagctggagagctACATCGCCTCCGTGAACCAGACGGGGACACTGACCCCAGTCAGTCTGCAAGTGAAAGAGCTGATGAGCGTCACCAAAG GAGTCTGGCTGGTGACCATCTTGCCCGCCTCCCTCACATGCGTGAGCTATCTGTTCCACATATTGGCCTGTTACCG AAAGCACATGAAGAGGTTGTGGGCAGGAAAGAAACACTTTCTCCCTTTGAAGTTCCATAATCCTTCCTCCTCGGAGAGTGTG gtGGCCATTGCAAGGTACTCTGGCTGGCAAATAGCCTACATGCTGTGGG GCTACCTCATCATCCACGTGGTGCAGAGCCTCTGTGGCATCCTGATCATGTACAGCCTGGTGTTGCCTGTCATCCACAACCAGGGCCTGGAGATGCTCCAAGGACTGGGCATTGGGAC CCTCACCATAGCCATCGTCCTGGGTCTCATGGTCCTGCAGGTGTGGATCGCCGCCACCTTCTTCCTGCAGCCGAAGATGAGCGCAGCTGACAGGCAGAAGCCCCTGGCGCTCAACAACAG GAAAGCATTCCACAACTTCAACTACTTTCTGTTCTTCTACAACGTACTGCTGGGCCTGGGCGCTTGTCTCTCCAGACTGCTCATCAGCTGCGTCCTGGGCACGTGGCTGATCGCACGCATTGACAGGACCATCATGCAGAATGGCTATGAGGGAGCGGACATGG GGTTCAGTGCCTGGATCGGCATGCTCTATGTGGATCATTATCATACCAACCCTGTGCTCGTCAGCTTCTGTAACATCCTGatcacagggcagagggagaggaagctgcAGCGGGCCATCAAATACTGGTGCCTAAATCAGTCGACAG GTCCCCGAATCTCAGCCAGGTCCAGGACGAGGTGGCTCCTGCTGCAGACCCTGGTCAACAACCCCAGACTTGTCATGCTCAGAAAGGCAAGACAAGGTCACAGCTCCCGGGACTTTACCCAGATCCTGCTGACGTGCTCAGAGAGCTGA